One genomic window of Bacteroidetes bacterium GWF2_43_63 includes the following:
- a CDS encoding ribonuclease R, translating into MSKKKTTNPNKNQDDNTLAMNILAIFRQNPYMLFNYKQISSRLGISRGPEREKMQVAIDKLVSQELLLVRNRGKYVLNPEAIEIEENASEIEGTIDITANGKGFLLMPDKDDIAIAQGDLNQALTGDTVLVRLFPRRRNRRPEGTVISVVKRKRQQYVGTIQVGPKMSFFVPDDRKIHVDFLVPRENLNKAKNGEKVIVAMTDWPQQSRNPFATVTTVLGQPGVNEVEIQSILANYEFPLCFPKHVEKEADRIPIEISAEEIKKRKDFRDTFTFTCDPADAKDFDDALSLKKLKSGNWEVGVHIADVSHYVRPGSEIDKEAFDRATSIYMVDRVIPMLPEKLSNNVCSLRPNEDKLCHSVVFEMSEDAKVLKYWIGHTIINSDIRYNYEEVQEIIETGKGKFSEEILLLHKLADIMRQERNKKGSINFKSTEVKFKLDEAGKPLEVYLKEQKESNMLIEDFMLLANKTVAAHIGKVTEKNKTPKTFVYRIHDEPSPEKLSNFSEFLSKLGYSINITSKNNISASLNNLFSKVAGKAEETMIETIAVRTMAKAIYSTNNIGHYGLAFDFYTHFTSPIRRYPDLMVHRLLDWYADSKPSVNQGDYEDMCDHCSDMEKKAADAERESVKFKQMEFMADQVGKTFDGVISGVSKWGIFVEISYSHAEGLVRLEDMKDDFYYLDEDNYMVIGHRTKTTYRLGDKVTVLIKKIDIGRKQMDLSIV; encoded by the coding sequence ATGAGTAAAAAGAAAACAACAAACCCGAACAAAAACCAGGACGACAACACCCTCGCGATGAATATTCTGGCCATTTTTCGCCAGAATCCGTACATGTTATTCAACTACAAACAGATCTCAAGCCGGCTAGGAATCAGTCGTGGACCAGAACGTGAAAAAATGCAGGTGGCGATCGATAAACTCGTTTCGCAGGAATTGTTACTGGTGCGCAACCGCGGCAAATACGTGCTCAATCCTGAAGCCATCGAAATAGAAGAAAATGCAAGCGAAATAGAAGGGACCATCGATATCACAGCCAACGGAAAAGGTTTTCTGCTGATGCCTGATAAAGATGATATTGCCATCGCGCAGGGCGATTTAAATCAGGCACTCACCGGAGACACGGTTCTGGTGCGCCTTTTCCCACGCCGACGCAATCGCAGACCTGAAGGAACAGTAATCAGTGTGGTGAAAAGAAAGCGTCAGCAATATGTGGGTACCATTCAGGTTGGACCGAAAATGTCATTCTTTGTTCCCGATGACCGGAAAATTCATGTTGATTTCCTCGTGCCGCGCGAAAATCTGAACAAAGCAAAGAATGGCGAAAAAGTTATCGTTGCCATGACCGACTGGCCGCAACAGTCGCGCAATCCTTTTGCAACGGTAACTACTGTTCTGGGGCAGCCCGGAGTCAACGAAGTAGAGATTCAGAGTATTCTGGCCAACTATGAGTTTCCGCTCTGTTTCCCAAAACATGTCGAAAAAGAAGCAGATCGCATTCCGATTGAAATCAGTGCCGAGGAAATTAAAAAACGCAAGGATTTCCGTGACACATTTACATTTACTTGTGACCCGGCCGACGCGAAAGATTTTGACGATGCATTGTCACTGAAAAAACTGAAAAGCGGGAATTGGGAAGTGGGTGTGCATATTGCCGATGTATCGCATTATGTGAGACCTGGCTCTGAGATTGACAAAGAGGCCTTTGATCGCGCTACTTCCATTTACATGGTTGATCGCGTAATACCGATGTTGCCCGAAAAATTATCGAACAATGTTTGCTCACTTCGCCCCAACGAAGACAAACTCTGCCATTCGGTGGTGTTTGAAATGAGCGAGGATGCAAAGGTTCTGAAATACTGGATTGGCCACACCATCATCAATTCTGATATTCGCTACAATTACGAAGAGGTGCAGGAAATAATTGAAACCGGCAAAGGAAAATTCAGCGAAGAAATTTTGTTGTTGCATAAGCTGGCTGACATCATGCGTCAGGAACGCAATAAAAAAGGCAGCATTAATTTCAAGAGCACGGAAGTGAAATTCAAACTTGATGAAGCCGGAAAGCCGCTCGAAGTCTATCTTAAGGAGCAGAAGGAATCGAATATGCTGATTGAAGATTTCATGTTGCTTGCCAATAAAACAGTGGCTGCTCACATTGGAAAAGTCACTGAGAAAAACAAAACGCCGAAGACATTTGTTTATCGAATTCACGATGAACCCAGTCCTGAAAAGCTGTCGAATTTTTCCGAATTTTTGAGCAAACTTGGATACAGCATCAACATCACTTCCAAAAATAACATTTCGGCTTCGTTAAACAATTTGTTCAGCAAAGTGGCTGGCAAAGCTGAAGAGACGATGATTGAAACCATTGCTGTCCGCACAATGGCCAAGGCCATTTACAGCACAAACAACATTGGTCACTACGGATTGGCATTCGATTTCTACACGCATTTTACTTCGCCCATTCGCCGTTATCCCGACCTGATGGTGCATAGACTTTTGGACTGGTATGCCGATAGCAAACCGTCGGTGAATCAGGGAGACTACGAAGATATGTGCGACCATTGCAGCGACATGGAAAAGAAAGCGGCGGATGCCGAACGCGAATCGGTCAAATTCAAGCAGATGGAATTCATGGCCGATCAGGTTGGAAAAACATTTGATGGCGTGATTTCGGGCGTAAGCAAATGGGGCATTTTCGTTGAAATTTCATACAGCCACGCTGAAGGATTGGTGCGACTTGAGGATATGAAGGACGATTTCTATTATCTCGACGAAGACAATTATATGGTCATCGGACACCGCACCAAAACCACCTATCGCCTTGGTGACAAAGTCACTGTTCTGATAAAGAAAATCGATATCGGTCGCAAACAAATGGATTTGTCAATCGTGTAA
- a CDS encoding glycosyl transferase family 2 has protein sequence MIKTAVVILNWNGKGWLEKFMPGVIASLPASAELIVADNASTDGSLELLKEKFGQIRLIEFEVNHGFAGGYNEAFKLIDAEYFVLLNSDVETKPGWVEPLEAFMDAHPEYAACQPKLKWYGHDNLFEYAGASGGYLDKNAYPFCRGRIFSTVEEDKGQYDDVTDVLWATGACLFIRNSDYEAIGGLDEKFFAHMEEIDLCWRLWNTGRKVAVVPQSEAWHVGGGSLPRSSARKTYLNFRNNLLLIYKNYPAKGIAKVLRRRFFLDGIAFVLFLLQRHFGDAGAVCKARRHFRRMKKEFKKSSIESFPPVMYQGNILIDYYLKNKKSYTALKQSNKV, from the coding sequence GTGATAAAAACAGCAGTAGTCATATTAAACTGGAACGGAAAGGGCTGGCTTGAGAAATTCATGCCCGGCGTTATTGCGTCGTTGCCTGCTTCGGCAGAGTTGATTGTGGCTGATAATGCGTCGACCGACGGAAGCCTTGAATTATTAAAAGAAAAATTCGGGCAAATCCGATTGATTGAATTTGAAGTGAATCACGGATTTGCAGGCGGATACAATGAAGCATTCAAGCTGATTGATGCAGAATATTTTGTTTTACTCAATTCAGATGTTGAGACAAAACCGGGTTGGGTTGAACCGCTGGAAGCCTTTATGGATGCGCATCCCGAATATGCTGCCTGTCAGCCAAAGCTGAAATGGTACGGACATGACAACCTGTTTGAATATGCCGGTGCCAGTGGCGGATATCTTGACAAAAACGCTTACCCGTTTTGCCGCGGCCGCATTTTTTCGACAGTAGAAGAAGACAAAGGACAGTACGACGATGTTACCGATGTGCTTTGGGCAACCGGTGCTTGTCTGTTCATCCGCAATAGCGACTACGAAGCCATTGGCGGGCTGGATGAAAAATTCTTTGCCCACATGGAAGAAATCGATCTTTGCTGGCGCCTTTGGAACACCGGCCGCAAAGTAGCTGTGGTTCCTCAAAGCGAGGCCTGGCACGTTGGCGGTGGTAGTCTGCCCCGCTCATCGGCAAGAAAGACTTATCTGAATTTTCGCAACAACCTGTTGCTGATTTATAAGAATTATCCGGCAAAAGGTATTGCCAAAGTGTTGCGCCGTCGCTTCTTCCTCGATGGGATTGCATTCGTTTTGTTTTTATTGCAGCGACATTTTGGTGATGCAGGTGCTGTATGCAAAGCCAGACGGCATTTCAGAAGAATGAAAAAAGAGTTTAAAAAATCTTCAATAGAAAGTTTTCCACCGGTGATGTATCAGGGAAATATTCTGATTGATTATTATTTAAAAAATAAAAAGAGTTATACCGCGTTAAAACAAAGCAATAAAGTTTGA
- a CDS encoding PadR family transcriptional regulator: MIPSDLLKGSLKSIVLKMLADEKRMYGYEITQRVEELSDGKIKLTFGALYPILHKLETDGLVKTESEIVNNRNRIYYSLTKKGQSTAKEKVKELEDFINTLRTMINPKPDPALCKA; the protein is encoded by the coding sequence ATGATACCAAGTGATCTGCTGAAAGGCTCCCTGAAGTCCATCGTTCTGAAAATGCTCGCCGACGAGAAACGAATGTACGGGTATGAAATTACCCAAAGGGTGGAAGAATTGTCGGACGGAAAAATCAAACTCACCTTTGGCGCTCTGTATCCCATTTTGCACAAACTCGAAACCGATGGGCTGGTGAAAACTGAATCGGAAATTGTGAACAATCGCAACCGGATTTACTACAGTCTCACAAAAAAAGGCCAGTCGACCGCCAAAGAAAAGGTGAAGGAACTTGAAGACTTCATCAATACGCTGCGCACAATGATTAACCCTAAACCGGATCCTGCGCTATGCAAGGCCTGA